A genomic stretch from Lathyrus oleraceus cultivar Zhongwan6 chromosome 2, CAAS_Psat_ZW6_1.0, whole genome shotgun sequence includes:
- the LOC127121711 gene encoding DNA polymerase kappa — IVADFFYSVGLGLGKTDSPQASFRKSISNERTFSATEDEVLLQKKLVELAEMLSTDMQKEGLHGRTLTLKLKTTSFEVRNRAVTLQNYINSSEDILKHASKLLKAELPVSVRLIGLRVSQFNGDKSGSGATPDRTQKTITNFITSGEANRKKDPFSDVTDHDFISDIETDPSIDVGHTSQLDSRDPFDGNHSLDVNHQSYTLWKNDGAEKVQTSGNDAASSHHSACTEMLGSTSFQGKFEGKNVNDGSNLLEEDRLNSCQETTMLWLNDYKCSLCGIELPPSFVEERLEHSDFHFAEKLQKEESSIRQTSIPIQSQDQKHRINRQSKSKKQKLSQREGRYTPIDYFFVKE; from the exons ATTGTTGCAGATTTTTTTTACTCTGTGGGTTTAGGGCTTGGAAAGACTGATTCTCCCCAAGCAAGTTTTCGGAAAAGTATCAGCAATGAAAGGACATTTTCTGCCACTGAGGACGAAGTGCTGTTGCAGAAAAAACTGG TGGAGCTTGCTGAAATGCTGTCCACAGACATGCAGAAAGAGGGCCTTCATGGGCGAACGTTGACTCTTAAACTGAAAACTACTTCTTTTGAG GTTCGGAATAGAGCTGTGACTTTACAAAACTACATCAACTCAAGTGAGGATATTCTGAAGCATGCATCAAAATTGCTGAAAGCTGAACTTCCCGTTTCAGTAAGATTAATAG GTCTTAGAGTATCACAGTTTAACGGAGATAAAAGTGGTAGTGGTGCTACCCCTGATCGTACACAGAAGACTATTACCAATTTCATTACTTCAGGAGAAGCCAATAGGAAAAAGGACCCTTTTTCAGATGTTACAGATCATGACTTTATCAGTGATATAGAAACTGATCCTTCGATTGATGTTGGGCACACAAGCCAGCTTGATAGCAGAGATCCTTTTGATGGTAATCATTCATTAGATGTAAATCACCAAAGCTACACTCTCTGGAAAAATGATGGTGCAGAGAAG GTACAAACTTCTGGTAATGATGCTGCAAGTTCTCACCACAGTGCATGTACAGAGATGCTTGGATCAACTTCATTCCAGGGGAAGTTTGAGGGGAAAAATGTGAATGATGGGTCTAATCTTCTGGAGGAGGATAGACTTAATTCTTGTCAGGAAACAACAATGTTGTGGTTGAATGACTATAAATGTTCACTCTGTGGAATAGAACTTCCTCCAAGTTTTGTTGAGGAAAGATTAGAGCATTCTGATTTCCATTTTGCTGAGAAGCTTCAAAAGGAAGAATCAAGTATTCGCCAAACATCTATTCCGATTCAAAG TCAGGATCAAAAGCACCGAATCAATAGACAAAGCAAATCCAAGAAGCAAAAGTTGTCGCAGAGAGAGGGCCGATATACGCCCATTGATTATTTTTTTGTTAAGGAGTAA